A genomic stretch from Onychostoma macrolepis isolate SWU-2019 chromosome 02, ASM1243209v1, whole genome shotgun sequence includes:
- the LOC131551730 gene encoding tripartite motif-containing protein 16-like produces the protein MAESSISGAQDQFSCSICLNLLKDAVALTCGHSYCMSCITGCWDQKRVYSCPQCRQTFTPRPALGKNTMMDEVLEKLKKTKLQVARPAQCYSGSGDVGCDVCTGDKNKAIKSCLVCLESYCQTHFERHEEFHFGKRHKMTDAPGRLQEMICPQHDKLLEIFCCTDQSCLCYMCMIDEHKDHNTVSAAAERTEKQRHLEETRRKFQQRIQERQKGLEELRKAVESHKRSAQTAVEDSERIFTDLIRCIERSRSEVTRLIRDQEKAEVSRAEEQLKRLEQEIEDLRRRDAELEQLSHTDNHIHFLQRFQSLSVPPGSTDSPSITVSSRLSFDDVEKSVFNLREKLEHFSREEIEMLSGRVRNINIIPTSEPETHEDFLQYSRQLTLDPNTVNKNLLPPEENKVIKYTREEQPYPDHPDRFDGLPQVLCRERVCGRCYWEVEWSGWVGISVSYKSISRKGWGKECEFGCNDQSWSLYCSDSSCSFWHNNKQIKLPVVSSSSRVGVYVDHSAGTLSFYSVSDTMTLIHRVQTTFTQPLYAGFWANKFLTGLMFFFSKATLYDLTT, from the exons ATGGCAGAATCCAGCATTTCAGGGGCTCAGGATCAATTCAGCTGTTCAATCTGTCTGAATTTACTGAAAGATGCAGTGGCCCTCAcctgtggacacagttactgtatGAGCTGTATTACAGGCTGCTGGGATCAGAAGAGAGTCTACAGCTGtcctcagtgcagacagaccttcaCTCCAAGACCTGCTTTAGGTAAAAACACCATGATGGATGAAGTGCTGGAGAAACTCAAGAAGACAAAACTACAAGTTGCTCGTCCTGCTCAGTGTTACTCTGGATCTGGAGATGTGGGGTGTGACGTCTGTACTGGGGACAAAAATAAAGCCATCAAGTCCTGTCTGGTGTGTCTGGAATCTTACTGTCAGACTCATTTTGAACGTCATGAAGAATTTCACTTTGGCAAGAGACACAAAATGACAGATGCCCCTGGACGACTGCAGGAGATGATCTGCCCTCAACATGATAAACTGTTGGAGATTTTCTGTTGTACTGACCAGAGCTGTTTATGTTATATGTGTATGATAGATGAACACAAAGACCATAACACTGTATCAGCTGCTGCAGAGAGGACTGAGAAACAG AGACATCTGGAAGAGACCCGGAGAAAATTCCAGCAGAGAATCCAGGAGAGACAGAAGGGGCTTGAGGAGCTGAGAAAGGCTGTAGAGTCTCACAAG cgctctgcacagacagcagtggaggacagtgagaggatctttactgaTCTGATCCGCTGCATTGAGAGAAGCCGCTCTGAGGTGACACggctgatcagagatcaggaaaaggctgaagtgagtcgagctgaagaACAACTGAagcgactggagcaggagattgaagatctgaggaggagagacgctgagctggagcagctttcacacacagACAATCACATCCATTTCCTCCAG CGTTTCCAGTCTCTATCTGTTCCTCCTGGATCTACAGACTCACCCAGCATCACTGTCAGTTCTCGTCTCTCTTTTGATGATGTTGAAAAATCTGTGTTTAATCTGAGAGAGAAACTGGAGCATTTCAGCCGAGAGGAGATAGAAATGTTATCTGGTAGAG TGAGAAACATCAACATCATTCCCACCTCTGAACCTGAGACCCATGAGGACTTCCTCCAGT ATTCCCGTCAGCTCACTTTGGATCCAAATACAGTGAATAAAAACCTGTTACCGCCTGAAGAGAACAAAGTGATTAAATACACTCGTGAGGAACAGCcatatcctgatcatccagacagatttgatggTCTTcctcaggtgttgtgtagagagagagtgtgtggacgctgttactgggaggtgGAGTGGAGTGGTTGGGTGggtatatcagtgtcatataagagcatcagcaggaagggatGGGGAAAGGAGTGTGAGTTTGGGTgtaatgatcagtcctggagtttgtACTGCTCTGACTCCAGCTGCTCATTCTGGCACAATAACAAGCAGATTAAACTCCCTGTAGTCTCCAGCTCTTCTAGAGTAGGGGTGTATGTGGATCACagtgcaggaactctgtccttttacagcgtctctgacacaatgacCCTCATTCACAgagtccagaccacattcactcagcctcTCTATGCTGGGTTTTGGGCAAACAAATTTTTAACAGGactaatgtttttcttttcaaaagcGACACTCTATGATCTAACAACATAG